The following are encoded in a window of Corynebacterium argentoratense DSM 44202 genomic DNA:
- a CDS encoding ABC transporter permease, translated as MTTPITHGSGRFDNVSFAPDPRRASTASMVRAQTAIESKLFLRHGEQQLLSLVIPFVSLVTLTVFDVVEMGLDVVFPLTLAISAMSSGFTGQAIAVAFDRRYGALKRIGASGVPPWTIIAGKVAAVLAVAAVQTLILGVTAVVLGWRAAPVDVALAAVVLILGVAAFCALGLLLGGTLGSEFVLAFGNLLWFLFVGIASYATIRLGATPPLWLELVPSVALAEGLESAFAGHVPVAECVIIGAWALVGSVAATRLFKFT; from the coding sequence ATGACTACCCCCATAACGCACGGTAGCGGTCGCTTCGACAATGTTTCTTTCGCACCCGACCCTCGAAGGGCTTCCACAGCCTCTATGGTGCGGGCGCAGACGGCTATCGAATCGAAACTTTTTCTACGCCACGGAGAGCAACAACTGCTCAGCCTGGTAATCCCCTTTGTATCTCTTGTGACCCTCACCGTTTTTGACGTGGTGGAAATGGGTTTGGACGTTGTTTTCCCCTTGACCTTGGCGATTTCTGCCATGAGTTCGGGTTTCACGGGACAGGCCATCGCGGTGGCCTTTGACCGTCGTTATGGTGCGCTTAAACGCATCGGCGCCTCCGGTGTTCCCCCGTGGACCATCATCGCGGGCAAAGTTGCGGCTGTGCTTGCCGTTGCTGCGGTACAGACCCTCATCTTGGGTGTGACTGCCGTGGTGCTAGGATGGCGCGCCGCGCCTGTTGACGTCGCGTTGGCTGCGGTGGTCTTGATTCTGGGCGTCGCAGCTTTCTGCGCACTCGGTTTGCTTCTGGGCGGTACCCTCGGCTCAGAGTTTGTGCTTGCGTTCGGCAACCTGCTGTGGTTCTTATTCGTCGGCATTGCTTCTTATGCGACTATTCGCCTGGGGGCTACTCCCCCGCTATGGCTTGAGCTTGTTCCTAGCGTGGCTCTTGCCGAAGGCCTCGAGTCCGCTTTCGCGGGGCATGTTCCAGTGGCTGAATGCGTGATCATCGGTGCATGGGCGCTGGTCGGATCGGTCGCTGCTACCCGATTGTTTAAATTCACATAG
- the sufC gene encoding Fe-S cluster assembly ATPase SufC, with the protein MSTLEIKNLRAKVVTNDDEAGKEILKGVNLTINSGETHAIMGPNGSGKSTLSYTIAGHPKYEVTEGEVLLDGENLLDMDVDERARAGLFLAMQYPVEVPGVSMANFLRTAASGIRGEAPKLREWVKEVREAMEELSIDKSFSERSVNEGFSGGEKKRHEVLQLGLLKPKFAVLDETDSGLDVDALRVVSEGINRYKERENGGILMITHYKRILNYVHPDFVHVFADGKIVTSGGPELADELEAHGYDRFIK; encoded by the coding sequence ATGAGCACTCTCGAAATCAAAAACCTTCGCGCAAAGGTCGTCACCAACGACGACGAAGCAGGTAAAGAAATTCTCAAAGGCGTCAACCTCACCATCAACTCTGGTGAAACTCACGCCATTATGGGCCCCAACGGCTCCGGCAAATCCACCCTTTCGTACACCATCGCCGGCCACCCCAAGTATGAAGTGACCGAGGGTGAAGTCCTACTCGACGGCGAGAACCTTCTCGACATGGATGTCGATGAGCGTGCCCGTGCTGGTCTCTTCCTCGCTATGCAGTACCCCGTCGAGGTACCCGGCGTGTCCATGGCTAACTTCCTGCGCACAGCAGCATCCGGAATCCGTGGCGAAGCTCCCAAGCTCCGCGAATGGGTTAAGGAAGTTCGCGAAGCAATGGAGGAGCTTTCCATCGACAAGTCTTTCTCTGAGCGAAGCGTTAACGAAGGGTTCTCCGGTGGCGAGAAGAAGCGCCACGAGGTTTTGCAGCTTGGTCTCCTGAAGCCAAAGTTCGCCGTATTGGACGAGACCGACTCCGGTCTGGACGTCGACGCGCTCCGTGTCGTATCCGAGGGCATCAACCGTTACAAGGAACGCGAAAACGGAGGCATTTTGATGATCACCCACTACAAGCGCATCCTTAACTACGTCCACCCCGACTTTGTCCACGTGTTTGCCGACGGCAAGATCGTCACCTCTGGTGGCCCCGAACTTGCTGACGAACTCGAGGCACACGGTTACGATCGCTTCATCAAGTAG
- a CDS encoding SufS family cysteine desulfurase → MSTPAFTLPDGSLNTAAIREEFPILSTRVRGGQTLAYLDSGATSQRPRSVWKAEEEFVLGTNAPVHRGAYQLAELATDAYEQARADIAAFVGASSQDISFCSNATAALNTIAYFFSDSRSGDKKASRTQDATAANPLAVGPGDTIVVTELEHHANLVPWQELARRTGATLRWLSATADGRIDLDSLAFDASVKVVAFTHQSNVTGAITDVAAMMDKVQREAPQALTVLDACQSVPHMPVNFAELGVDFGAFSGHKMCGPTGIGVCYIAPKLRDKLPPVTFGGSMIEIVRMEHSTYQPAPERFEAGTQMNSQVVALGAAVRFLSSIGMDAISAHEHQLVSYAIEQLTAIDGVRIVGPTDMTLRGGAVSFLLEGVHPHDMGQILDSEGVAIRVGHHCAWPVHRTLGAQATARASFYLYNTREEVDRLAAAVRKAKEFFGEH, encoded by the coding sequence ATGAGCACCCCAGCGTTCACTCTTCCGGATGGCAGCCTCAACACCGCCGCCATCCGGGAGGAGTTCCCGATCCTCAGCACACGCGTGCGCGGCGGCCAGACGCTCGCTTACCTTGATTCGGGCGCGACGTCACAACGCCCACGGTCAGTGTGGAAGGCCGAAGAGGAATTCGTGCTGGGAACCAACGCTCCGGTTCACCGCGGCGCCTACCAGCTAGCAGAATTGGCAACCGATGCGTACGAACAAGCACGTGCGGACATCGCTGCATTTGTCGGCGCCAGCAGCCAGGACATTTCCTTCTGCAGCAACGCCACTGCAGCGCTGAACACCATCGCCTATTTCTTTAGCGACTCCCGTTCAGGTGACAAGAAAGCGAGCCGCACGCAGGACGCCACTGCCGCCAACCCCCTTGCGGTCGGGCCGGGCGACACCATAGTGGTGACCGAACTTGAGCACCACGCCAACCTAGTACCCTGGCAGGAACTAGCACGGCGTACGGGAGCGACTTTACGCTGGTTGAGCGCCACCGCGGACGGGCGCATCGACCTTGACTCCCTGGCCTTCGACGCCAGCGTCAAGGTGGTTGCCTTCACCCACCAATCCAACGTCACCGGCGCTATCACTGACGTCGCCGCGATGATGGACAAGGTTCAGCGCGAAGCACCCCAGGCACTCACCGTGCTTGACGCCTGCCAATCCGTGCCGCACATGCCCGTTAACTTCGCGGAACTCGGCGTAGATTTCGGAGCTTTCTCCGGGCACAAGATGTGTGGTCCCACCGGCATCGGCGTCTGCTACATCGCGCCCAAGTTGCGTGACAAGCTCCCTCCGGTTACCTTCGGGGGAAGCATGATCGAAATCGTCCGTATGGAGCATTCCACCTATCAACCGGCTCCGGAGCGTTTCGAAGCCGGCACCCAGATGAACAGCCAGGTGGTCGCTCTTGGCGCTGCGGTGAGGTTTTTGAGCTCCATCGGTATGGATGCCATCAGCGCTCACGAGCACCAGCTGGTGAGCTACGCCATTGAGCAGCTCACAGCTATCGACGGTGTGCGTATCGTTGGGCCTACGGACATGACGTTGCGGGGTGGCGCTGTCAGCTTCCTGCTGGAAGGTGTGCATCCTCACGACATGGGGCAAATTTTAGACTCCGAGGGAGTCGCCATCCGCGTCGGCCACCATTGCGCTTGGCCCGTGCACCGTACTCTGGGAGCACAAGCGACCGCCAGGGCGTCGTTTTACCTCTACAACACGCGTGAGGAAGTCGATAGGCTTGCTGCCGCGGTCAGGAAAGCAAAGGAGTTCTTCGGTGAACATTGA
- the mptB gene encoding polyprenol phosphomannose-dependent alpha 1,6 mannosyltransferase MptB, with translation MSNSPLQRAWRYLQRDLPSLGALGSKTSTLHVENRPAAPTTPPTRGYRDLTIAETVRFNILRWLGTVGALLIGLGGLGAGALPVVDNRYWRFPGGSIMGRLLQTSSMVTMVGVGFLVTAWLLAIPFVGVALTTADKIRPRASKSLVKRTFITWVAPIILTAPLFSQDVYSYLAQGSIAAQGLDPYSGGPADLLAVDNPLVRSVPYIWAHSGSPYGPVALGIAEAISRVTHDHIVAAVFVHRLVSIVAMVVTAWALTRLAKRCAVSAQATLWLAILNPLALLHLVGGVHNETIMLGCALAGLECGLRGIDHLKMGLRRNAVLWLVCGSALISCGGMVKVTGFIGLGFLGMAVARVLRARDVPQWLALSGAAVFEAVCLVASVALVTGVTGIGTGWISGQGGAATIRSWMSMTTNAAVGAGTLGMHLGLGDHIDSIAIFTRGVGMAVGAALTLRLLIATYLGRIHPLGGLGVSTLVLVVLFPVVHPWYVLWAVVPLAAWANRPVFRIPVIVYSALMSFFVLPRGLALQPGTVLSIYLGALLVYLSFMLCAWWLFRKILA, from the coding sequence GTGAGCAATTCCCCCCTGCAGCGCGCCTGGCGCTATCTTCAACGCGACCTCCCCTCATTGGGAGCCTTGGGTTCGAAGACCTCCACGCTGCACGTGGAAAACCGACCTGCGGCTCCCACAACACCTCCTACGCGAGGCTACCGGGACCTCACCATCGCAGAAACTGTTCGCTTCAACATTTTGCGCTGGTTGGGTACCGTCGGCGCCTTGCTGATTGGGCTTGGTGGGCTGGGAGCAGGGGCGTTACCTGTCGTTGACAACAGGTACTGGAGGTTCCCCGGAGGGAGCATCATGGGTCGGCTGCTGCAAACCTCATCCATGGTGACCATGGTCGGCGTCGGGTTCCTGGTGACAGCATGGTTGCTGGCCATTCCTTTCGTAGGTGTGGCGTTGACGACCGCAGACAAGATTCGCCCTCGCGCATCGAAGTCATTAGTCAAAAGAACGTTTATCACGTGGGTGGCGCCAATTATTCTTACAGCGCCATTGTTCAGCCAGGATGTTTATTCATATTTGGCCCAGGGCTCAATAGCAGCTCAGGGCCTAGACCCCTACTCAGGAGGCCCCGCCGACCTATTGGCTGTAGATAACCCGCTCGTTCGCTCGGTGCCTTACATTTGGGCCCACTCCGGTTCCCCCTACGGGCCCGTGGCTCTTGGCATCGCCGAAGCAATATCTCGGGTAACACATGATCACATTGTGGCCGCGGTGTTCGTCCACCGATTGGTGTCCATCGTCGCGATGGTTGTCACCGCGTGGGCATTGACCCGGTTAGCAAAGCGCTGTGCCGTCAGCGCTCAGGCTACTTTGTGGTTGGCCATTCTCAACCCGCTAGCGCTCCTACACCTGGTTGGCGGTGTGCACAATGAGACCATCATGCTCGGGTGCGCACTCGCTGGTTTGGAATGTGGGTTGCGTGGCATCGACCACCTCAAAATGGGTCTTCGGCGCAACGCTGTGCTCTGGCTCGTGTGCGGCTCGGCACTGATTTCATGCGGCGGAATGGTCAAAGTCACCGGCTTCATTGGGCTCGGATTCCTTGGGATGGCCGTCGCCCGCGTGTTACGTGCCCGTGACGTACCGCAATGGCTGGCCTTGTCTGGCGCTGCCGTATTCGAGGCTGTGTGCTTGGTTGCTTCAGTGGCTCTGGTTACCGGTGTGACGGGCATTGGGACCGGGTGGATTAGTGGCCAGGGCGGTGCTGCAACCATCCGCAGCTGGATGTCGATGACAACCAACGCCGCCGTGGGGGCCGGAACCTTGGGAATGCACCTCGGCCTCGGGGACCACATTGATAGCATCGCAATTTTCACCCGAGGCGTGGGCATGGCTGTCGGGGCGGCGCTGACCCTCCGACTACTTATTGCGACCTACCTCGGAAGAATCCACCCCCTGGGCGGTCTCGGCGTGTCCACGCTGGTCCTCGTTGTACTGTTCCCCGTAGTCCACCCCTGGTACGTGCTGTGGGCAGTGGTTCCGCTTGCCGCATGGGCGAACCGGCCGGTGTTCCGCATCCCCGTTATTGTCTACTCGGCTTTAATGAGCTTCTTCGTCCTCCCCAGAGGTTTGGCGCTCCAACCCGGCACCGTATTGAGCATCTATCTCGGTGCGCTTCTGGTGTACCTCAGCTTTATGCTGTGCGCCTGGTGGCTGTTTCGCAAGATCCTGGCCTAA
- the sufU gene encoding Fe-S cluster assembly sulfur transfer protein SufU → MNIEQMYQEVILDHYRHPQHAGLRDNFNAEVHHVNTSCGDELTLRVHLSKDGTTVEDISYDAEGCSISQASTSVMAEEIIGRPVEEAMAKLAEFEKMITSRGKEQGDEDLIGDGVAFSGVAQYPARVKCALLGWKAFQAATAEALDEQ, encoded by the coding sequence GTGAACATTGAGCAGATGTACCAAGAGGTCATCCTTGATCACTACCGGCACCCACAACATGCCGGCCTTCGGGACAACTTTAACGCCGAAGTGCACCACGTCAACACCTCCTGTGGCGACGAACTGACACTTCGCGTGCACCTCTCCAAGGACGGCACAACAGTTGAAGACATTTCTTATGACGCCGAGGGGTGCTCGATCTCGCAAGCATCGACCTCTGTCATGGCTGAGGAGATCATCGGCCGTCCTGTGGAAGAGGCCATGGCCAAACTCGCGGAGTTCGAGAAGATGATTACTTCCCGCGGCAAGGAACAGGGCGATGAAGATCTGATCGGCGACGGCGTGGCCTTTTCAGGCGTTGCGCAGTACCCAGCGCGAGTCAAGTGTGCACTGCTGGGGTGGAAAGCCTTCCAGGCTGCCACGGCAGAAGCACTCGACGAACAATAG
- the sufD gene encoding Fe-S cluster assembly protein SufD, with the protein MQETEITMPVKNATYHNNKGDLFTSFDVQDFDVPKGRDEVWRFVPLRSLRGLHDGTFAEAVSPDVAVDVPEGADVTVERVSVDDDRIGRAGGAVDRVGAQAWTAAEKATLVTVKKNAVVNEPITITVTGRGDGVTSFGALTIDVEEGAEAFVNLHFVGSGTHADNHEYLVGDNARLTVVVHEDWNDDAVHLAGEKAVLGRDSYFRHNVACFGGELVRLVPSVRFTEPGGDAEMLGVYFADAGQFFEQRLLVDHAVANCRSNVMYKGALQGEGARTSWVGDVLIRSNAQGTDTYEVNRNLVLTEGARADAVPNLEIETGEIAGAGHAATVGRFDDEQLFYLLSRGITSEQARRLIVRGFFSEVIGRIPVPAIRDALESRIAEELEQTEL; encoded by the coding sequence ATGCAGGAAACTGAAATCACCATGCCGGTGAAAAACGCCACGTACCACAACAACAAGGGTGACCTCTTCACCTCTTTCGACGTCCAAGATTTTGATGTGCCCAAGGGACGCGACGAGGTGTGGCGCTTTGTACCCCTGCGTTCCCTGCGCGGCCTTCATGATGGCACTTTTGCCGAAGCTGTCAGTCCTGACGTCGCGGTGGATGTTCCTGAAGGCGCCGACGTCACTGTCGAGCGCGTCTCGGTCGATGACGATCGGATTGGTCGTGCCGGCGGCGCGGTTGACCGCGTTGGTGCACAGGCGTGGACTGCTGCCGAGAAGGCAACGCTGGTGACCGTGAAGAAGAACGCGGTTGTCAACGAGCCCATCACCATTACTGTCACGGGGCGCGGGGACGGTGTGACCTCCTTTGGTGCACTAACCATTGACGTGGAGGAGGGCGCCGAGGCGTTCGTCAACCTTCATTTTGTTGGTTCCGGTACCCATGCTGACAACCACGAATACCTGGTGGGCGACAATGCTCGTCTGACCGTTGTTGTGCACGAGGATTGGAATGATGACGCCGTGCACCTCGCCGGCGAGAAGGCTGTCCTTGGCCGCGATTCTTACTTCCGCCACAATGTCGCCTGCTTCGGCGGGGAACTGGTGCGACTCGTTCCCTCTGTGCGCTTCACCGAGCCCGGTGGAGATGCGGAAATGCTCGGCGTGTACTTCGCCGATGCAGGGCAGTTCTTTGAACAGCGCCTGCTAGTGGACCACGCTGTCGCCAACTGCCGTTCCAACGTGATGTACAAGGGCGCGCTGCAAGGCGAGGGCGCCCGAACCTCTTGGGTGGGCGATGTCCTTATCCGCTCCAATGCGCAGGGCACCGACACCTACGAGGTCAACCGCAACCTTGTCCTCACCGAGGGTGCTCGCGCAGACGCTGTGCCCAACTTGGAGATCGAAACTGGCGAAATTGCTGGTGCTGGCCATGCCGCGACCGTTGGACGATTTGATGACGAGCAGCTGTTCTACCTGCTGTCGCGCGGTATCACTAGCGAGCAAGCCCGCCGACTTATCGTTCGTGGCTTCTTCTCTGAGGTCATTGGCCGCATCCCGGTGCCGGCCATACGCGATGCACTCGAAAGCCGAATTGCTGAAGAACTCGAACAAACGGAGCTGTAA
- a CDS encoding ABC transporter ATP-binding protein, translating into MPISTAALQASQPATAQRPAALELRDVVKRFGDFTAVDGLSLSLPPASVLALLGPNGAGKTTTIEMCEGFSKPTSGQIRVLGLDPSTQANEVRRRIGIMLQGGGAYPGIRVAEMLHLVASYSANPLDEQWLLDAVGLSAHAKTSFRRLSGGQQQRLSLACALVGRPELVFLDEPTAGMDAQSRLAVWELMSRLREDGVTIVLTTHLMDEAEALADHVVIIDQGRVVAQGTPAQLRAQGAGSIVSLETTTPLDAAAFERAVPGVSLGAVRPSNYRVECSTDITPELIASIAHAAAEQGCLIRHLDTDQQSLEDVFLSITGREMRN; encoded by the coding sequence ATGCCTATATCCACCGCAGCCTTACAGGCCTCTCAACCAGCAACGGCACAACGCCCTGCGGCCCTAGAGCTACGCGACGTCGTTAAGCGATTTGGTGACTTCACGGCGGTGGATGGACTGTCCCTCAGCCTTCCCCCAGCCTCAGTCCTAGCACTGCTAGGCCCCAACGGAGCTGGCAAAACAACCACCATCGAGATGTGCGAAGGGTTCAGCAAACCCACCTCTGGCCAGATCCGTGTGCTCGGCCTCGATCCAAGTACACAGGCCAATGAAGTTCGCCGCCGCATCGGCATTATGCTGCAAGGTGGCGGCGCCTACCCGGGTATTAGGGTCGCTGAAATGCTTCACCTGGTGGCCTCCTACAGCGCTAACCCGCTGGATGAACAATGGCTGCTGGATGCCGTAGGGCTATCCGCGCACGCCAAAACCTCTTTCCGAAGGCTTTCTGGGGGCCAGCAGCAACGCCTGTCTCTAGCCTGCGCGCTTGTGGGTCGACCGGAACTCGTATTTCTCGATGAACCCACGGCAGGTATGGATGCGCAATCGCGACTGGCGGTCTGGGAATTAATGTCCAGGCTGCGGGAAGATGGCGTCACCATAGTGTTGACGACACACCTCATGGACGAGGCCGAAGCGCTCGCCGACCATGTTGTCATCATCGACCAAGGTCGAGTTGTTGCACAAGGCACTCCAGCGCAGTTGCGTGCGCAGGGGGCTGGCAGCATTGTCTCCCTGGAAACGACCACCCCGCTCGACGCTGCGGCTTTCGAACGCGCCGTACCCGGAGTATCCCTTGGTGCGGTTCGGCCTTCGAACTACCGCGTGGAATGCAGCACAGACATAACCCCAGAATTAATTGCTTCGATTGCCCATGCCGCTGCCGAGCAAGGTTGCTTAATCCGTCACTTAGACACCGATCAACAGTCTCTTGAAGATGTATTTTTGTCCATCACCGGGCGAGAGATGAGGAACTAG
- the sufB gene encoding Fe-S cluster assembly protein SufB has translation MTQSQTTVDAPKTDEEIIQSIGAYNYGWHDPDIAGASAQRGLNAHVVADISAKKNEPQWMLDTRLKALSIFDKKPLPTWGADLSDIDFDNIKYFVRSTEKQATSWEELPEDIKNTYDKLGIPEAEKQRLVAGVAAQYESEVVYHQIREDLEEKGVIFVDTDTALREHEELFKEYFGTVIPAGDNKFSALNTAVWSGGSFIYVPKGVHVDIPLQAYFRINTENMGQFERTLIIVDEDAYVHYVEGCTAPIYKSDSLHSAVVEIIVKKGGRCRYTTIQNWSNNVYNLVTKRTKCEEGATMEWVDGNIGSKVTMKYPAVWMTGPHAKGEVLSVAMAGEGQFQDTGAKMVHMAPHTSSNIVSKSVARGGGRAAYRGLVQINKDAHHSTSNVECDALLVDNISRSDTYPYNDIRNDHVSLGHEATVSQVSEDQLFYLMSRGIPEDEAMAMIVRGFVEPIAKELPMEYALELNRLIELQMEGSVG, from the coding sequence ATGACTCAGAGTCAAACAACTGTGGACGCGCCAAAAACTGACGAGGAAATTATCCAGTCAATTGGTGCATACAACTACGGCTGGCATGACCCAGACATCGCTGGTGCCTCCGCCCAACGAGGCCTCAACGCTCATGTCGTAGCTGACATTTCCGCCAAGAAGAACGAACCACAGTGGATGCTTGACACCCGTTTGAAGGCTCTGAGCATCTTCGATAAGAAGCCGCTACCCACCTGGGGCGCCGACTTGTCGGACATCGATTTCGACAACATCAAATACTTCGTCCGCTCCACTGAGAAGCAGGCCACCAGCTGGGAAGAACTTCCCGAGGACATTAAAAACACCTACGACAAGTTGGGTATTCCGGAAGCTGAAAAGCAGCGCCTTGTCGCCGGTGTCGCAGCACAGTACGAGTCTGAGGTCGTGTACCACCAAATCCGCGAGGATTTGGAAGAAAAGGGCGTGATTTTTGTCGATACCGACACCGCGCTGCGCGAGCATGAGGAACTGTTCAAAGAGTACTTCGGTACGGTCATTCCCGCAGGTGACAACAAGTTCTCTGCACTGAATACCGCAGTGTGGTCTGGCGGCTCTTTCATTTACGTTCCTAAGGGTGTCCACGTCGACATTCCTCTTCAGGCGTACTTCCGCATTAACACCGAGAACATGGGTCAGTTCGAGCGCACCCTGATCATCGTTGACGAGGACGCCTACGTCCACTACGTCGAGGGCTGCACGGCGCCGATCTACAAGTCTGATTCTTTGCACTCCGCCGTGGTGGAGATCATTGTGAAGAAGGGCGGTCGCTGCCGCTACACGACCATCCAGAACTGGTCGAATAACGTCTACAACTTGGTGACTAAGCGTACCAAGTGCGAAGAGGGCGCCACCATGGAGTGGGTCGATGGAAACATTGGTTCCAAGGTGACGATGAAGTACCCCGCTGTGTGGATGACTGGTCCGCATGCCAAGGGCGAGGTGCTGTCTGTTGCGATGGCCGGCGAAGGCCAATTCCAGGACACCGGCGCCAAGATGGTGCACATGGCACCGCACACTTCCTCGAATATTGTGTCGAAGTCGGTTGCGCGTGGTGGCGGTCGCGCCGCTTACCGCGGGTTGGTTCAGATCAACAAGGATGCCCACCACTCGACCTCGAACGTTGAGTGCGACGCCTTGCTGGTTGACAACATCTCACGTTCGGATACCTACCCATACAACGACATCCGCAACGATCACGTGTCTCTTGGCCACGAGGCTACTGTCTCTCAGGTGTCTGAAGATCAGCTGTTCTACCTAATGAGCCGAGGCATCCCCGAGGACGAAGCTATGGCGATGATCGTTCGTGGTTTCGTGGAGCCTATCGCTAAGGAGCTCCCAATGGAGTACGCGCTGGAACTCAACCGCCTGATTGAACTGCAGATGGAAGGATCGGTGGGCTAA
- a CDS encoding helix-turn-helix transcriptional regulator, whose translation MQGDSMGSTHVSSSASAHTNTRSQILLLLLHGGPLSAADIGNELGFSAAGVRRHLDNLVDEGSAEFFHPRAPHGGVGRSRGRGRPAKLFRLTDAGRAHFGHNYDSLAAAALRSLREVGGSDAIYAFARSRVEDIVGELAHDTAPHRESTLATARALVDKFAEHGYAASLGDTNNGVQLCQHHCPISAVAAEFPELCEAEHDVIAELLGTHIQPLASIAGGHGICTTHIPLTVVHSRAREHCCSDAEGDTVTHSDTNT comes from the coding sequence ATGCAGGGCGACAGCATGGGTAGTACCCATGTTTCCTCGTCCGCTTCGGCGCACACCAACACCCGCAGTCAAATCCTCCTCCTGTTGCTCCATGGTGGCCCTTTGAGCGCGGCGGACATCGGAAATGAACTCGGCTTTTCGGCCGCAGGTGTCCGTCGCCACCTGGACAACCTTGTTGACGAAGGCTCTGCAGAATTCTTCCACCCACGGGCCCCACACGGTGGGGTCGGCCGTAGCCGCGGCAGGGGTCGACCTGCAAAGCTTTTTAGACTGACCGATGCAGGGCGAGCCCACTTTGGTCACAACTACGATTCACTGGCGGCAGCGGCGTTGCGTTCGCTGCGTGAAGTCGGTGGATCTGACGCAATTTATGCCTTCGCTCGCAGCCGAGTGGAGGATATAGTGGGCGAGCTAGCCCACGACACCGCCCCGCATAGGGAGTCGACTTTGGCCACAGCCCGGGCCCTCGTCGACAAGTTCGCTGAGCATGGCTACGCAGCTTCGCTCGGCGACACCAACAACGGTGTGCAGTTATGCCAGCACCATTGTCCTATTTCGGCAGTGGCAGCGGAGTTCCCTGAGCTCTGCGAGGCCGAGCACGATGTGATTGCTGAACTGCTCGGCACGCACATTCAGCCTCTGGCTTCCATCGCGGGAGGCCATGGCATTTGTACGACGCACATCCCCTTGACAGTCGTTCACTCACGCGCTCGAGAGCACTGCTGTTCGGACGCTGAAGGCGACACCGTCACACATTCGGATACAAACACTTAA
- a CDS encoding metal-sulfur cluster assembly factor produces the protein MTSEEPTNTTEDSDAQPKELRERPDTQTPEDLARASDVEEYMRDVIDPELGINVVDLGLVYDIWIENGTEAVVNMTLTSPACPLTDVLEDQAEAAVVGNGVATKLTLQWVWMPPWTPAMITEEGREQLRALGFSV, from the coding sequence ATGACCTCGGAAGAACCCACAAACACCACCGAAGATTCAGACGCCCAGCCCAAGGAGCTGCGGGAACGCCCCGACACCCAAACACCTGAGGATCTTGCGCGCGCGAGCGACGTGGAAGAGTACATGCGCGATGTCATTGATCCGGAGCTGGGTATCAATGTTGTTGATCTCGGTTTGGTCTACGACATCTGGATTGAAAATGGCACGGAGGCCGTCGTCAACATGACGCTTACCTCGCCGGCGTGCCCGTTGACTGATGTCCTGGAGGACCAGGCAGAGGCTGCTGTTGTGGGCAACGGTGTAGCCACCAAGCTCACGCTGCAGTGGGTGTGGATGCCCCCGTGGACGCCCGCGATGATCACTGAGGAGGGTCGCGAGCAGCTGCGCGCCTTGGGCTTTAGCGTGTAG